A single Perca flavescens isolate YP-PL-M2 chromosome 2, PFLA_1.0, whole genome shotgun sequence DNA region contains:
- the LOC114563311 gene encoding uncharacterized protein LOC114563311 isoform X1 translates to MSCKQITLFLFVVTYYFYTFQVSHSVSLRQREEVLTAYQVQEATATGWERIKHDNDAQQGHWRLVEQVIQAPNLRKSTQRGLTELRPESAAFPGEPIPYRAPTLDDRLSWTVGNIRTEPRNSASASEDGYQADFAGFHGVQGEIMGPSFDSSPYFSEWLAMRPLVQCDDNVMTFTASGEGFTHLFVNREGAPPISLFQLPPYCGYSVWMSWSDLEMMVPYDACYIKQENGRYVLSLLWWGSPLNISCPVQMSTPVPSYSHSVPSVFCLPYGMAVQIHGQEQDIQILGVLVNGGWAAFVSEKCAYRVLSHPGELAFFISYGAPCITSGDDLHLHLKLDDQEYIPSCPVSPQFPYVPSPPLSPGNPQFPYTPDPVSPAPTSPPFPPQTPSQEQIVQLRDYPHYPNPGLQYPQLPQFFYPGSQPYPPYWPPPGSPSGPQQQPHSPSYPFSQFYPQTPIYFPPLPAKETFQTTPQEPQKPAASPATCPSDTNPICTYYPYPYYHSLYLPQYHPHYPPVPQYTETQPTMTTTPPTTTSSTASTTAGPTPHVSHHQCLMGKMVVFLPFAHPDSIQVRDQMKTWLFIPSVSPLCGYMLHMAEGSGVILHSPLPACHSQSRTPTTISLALRFWDLSMAQYRTLDLQCPYQTTPETPAPLTPSVSPIPPSTTKLSLSVVPKPNVICTSHQMTVELPSGPISGIVVKDIKGNQMNLRDAPEHCGYSARKGKEGKIRLRLQLHSRCHMSVQGKMYIITVVYMTVSGGQEAQLSCPVVVLGSGQECNLPSEQRLPCRPGSVSQPQCLFMGCCFSKHPPACYYPMDECTIDRHFVFSVPASLMEPPLSPALLVTAGNSTCEPQRVTSDYALFKIPMDGCGTRRVTVGKTVIYMVEVINKVQSISLNYGTITRDSPVRLLVECRFLPGDVLSVSYLVKTPTLGPEVQTKGMFGVQLRIAKDSQYSSHYPQYHQPLQMLLGKPLYLEVRLLNAPGPSLVLLVHFCVAYPRSGKAVWQLLYNGCPNPLDPALQQAVLSDPLPPSPQAQTRRFTISTFQFLPDSELKDPDEEIYFMCSTEICSPKDGPCVEGCFGQ, encoded by the exons ATGTCTTGCAAACAAataactttgtttttatttgttgtaacCTATTATTTTTACACGTTTCAAGTTAGCCATTCTGTAAGTTTAAGACAACGGGAGGAAGTTTTAACTGCCTACCAAGTTCAAGAGGCAACCGCTACTGGGTGGGAAAGGATTAAACACGACAACGACGCCCAGCAGGGACATTGGCGCCTCGTTGAACAGGTTATCCAGGCCCCAAATCTGCGAAAATCTACCCAGCGGGGGCTCACGGAGCTTCGGCCGGAATCTGCTGCCTTTCCCGGAGAGCCAATCCCATATCGTGCCCCGACACTTGATGACCGCTTGTCTTGGACTGTTGGTAATATCAGAACGGAACCAAGGAACTCGGCTTCAGCCTCTGAAGATGGATATCAAGCAGATTTTGCAG gTTTTCATGGAGTCCAGGGGGAGATTATGGGTCCATCATTTGACTCCAGTCCATATTTCTCTGAGTGGCTGGCTATGAGGCCCTTGGTGCAGTGTGATGATAATGTCATGACCTTCACTGCCTCTGGAGAAGGATTCACACACCTGTTTGTGAACAGAG AGGGAGCCCCTCCCATCTCCCTGTTCCAGTTACCCCCTTACTGTGGTTACTCAGTGTGGATGTCATGGAGTGACCTTGAGATGATGGTGCCTTATGATGCGTGTTACATTAAACAGGAG aATGGAAGGTATGTGCTGTCCCTGTTGTGGTGGGGCAGCCCACTGAATATCTCCTGTCCGGTGCAGATGTCCACTCCTGTCCCCTCTTATTCCCACTCTGTTCCCTCAGTCTTCTGCCTCCCCTATGGCATGGCCGTGCAGATACATGGGCAGGAGCAGGACATACAGATACTGGGAGTCCTAG TGAATGGAGGTTGGGCTGCATTTGTATCTGAGAAATGTGCGTACCGCGTCCTCTCACATCCTGGGGAGCTTGCCTTCTTCATCTCCTACGGTGCTCCTTGTATCACTAGCGGC GATGATCTTCATCTCCATCTTAAATTAGATGATCAGGAATACATCCCCTCCTGTCCAGTCAGTCCTCAGTTTCCCTAtgtcccctctcctcctctgtctcctggTAACCCCCAGTTTCCCTATACTCCAGATCCTGTCAGCCCTGCACCCACCTCCCCTCCTTTCCCTCCTCAAACTCCATCCCAGGAGCAGATTGTTCAACTTCGTGACTACCCCCACTACCCCAATCCTGGATTACAATACCCCCAGCTTCCCCAGTTCTTCTATCCTGGCTCACAACCTTACCCGCCCTATTGGCCCCCTCCTGGGAGTCCTTCTGGGCCCCAGCAGCAGCCGCACAGTCCCAGCTATCCCTTCAGCCAGTTTTATCCCCAAACACCCATTTACTTCCCTCCGCTGCCTGCCAAAGAGACATTTCAAACTACTCCCCAGGAACCTCAGAAACCAGCGGCTTCACCAGCCACCTGTCCCTCTGATACTAATCCCATTTGTACCTACTACCCTTACCCCTATTACCATTCTCTCTACCTACCACAGTACCATCCACATTACCCCCCTGTGCCCCAGTATACAGAGACTCAACCAACAATGACCACTACACCTCCTACCACCACAAGTTCTACAGCTTCTACCACAGCTGGTCCCACTCCACATGTCTCCCATCACCAGTGTCTGATGGGGAAGATGGTTGTATTTCTGCCTTTTGCTCACCCAGACTCCAtccaggtcagag ACCAAATGAAGACATGGCTGTTCATCCCCAGTGTGTCTCCACTGTGTGGGTACATGCTGCATATGGCTGAGGGCTCTGGGGTAATCCTTCACTctcctctgcctgcctgccacaGCCAGTCACGG ACTCCCACGACCATTTCCTTAGCTCTGAGGTTTTGGGACCTTTCCATGGCGCAGTATAGGACTCTGGACCTGCAATGCCCGTATCAAACTACCCCTGAAACTCCTGCGCCACTTACCCCATCAGTGTCCCCTATCCCACCCAGCACCACAAAGCTCAGCCTGTCTGTTGTCCCAAAGCCTAATGTCATCTGTACCTCTCATCAGATGACTGTGGAGCTCCCCTCTGGTCCCATCTCTGGAATTGTTGTTAAag ACATCAAAGGGAACCAGATGAACCTCCGGGATGCCCCAGAGCACTGTGGGTATTCTGCAAGAAAAGGCAAAGAGGGCAAGATTCGTTTGAGGCTCCAGTTGCACTCACGCTGCCACATGAGTGTGCAG gGTAAAATGTACATCATCACTGTCGTCTACATGACCGTAAGTGGGGGACAGGAGGCTCAGTTATCCTGTCCAGTGGTTGTCCTGGGGTCTGGACAAG AGTGCAACCTTCCCAGCGAACAGCGTCTCCCCTGCAGACCCGGCTCTGTATCCCAGCCACAGTGCCTCTTCATGGGTTGCTGCTTTAGCAAGCACCCCCCTGCCTGCTACTACCCCATGGATG AGTGCACTATTGACCGCCACTTTGTCTTTTCCGTGCCGGCCTCCCTCATGGAGCCCCCTCTTTCTCCTGCCCTGCTTGTCACTGCCGGCAACTCCACCTGCGAACCTCAGAGAGTGACTTCCGACTATGCCTTGTTCAAGATCCCGATGGATGGCTGTGGGACACGCAGAGTG ACAGTGGGGAAAACGGTCATCTACATGGTGGAGGTCATCAACAAGGTTCAGTCAATCAGCCTCAACTATGGCACCATCACAAGGGATTCTCCTGTCAG GTTGTTGGTGGAGTGCAGGTTTCTGCCAGGTGATGTTCTGAGTGTGAGCTACTTGGTTAAAACTCCCACCCTGGGACCTGAAGTTCAGACCAAGGGGATGTTTGGAGTCCAGCTCAGGATTGCCAAAG ACTCCCAGTACAGCAGCCACTACCCTCAGTATCACCAGCCCCTGCAGATGCTGCTTGGGAAACCCCTCTACCTGGAAGTGCGGCTGCTCAATGCCCCGGGTCCCAGTTTGGTGCTGTTGGTGCACTTCTGTGTGGCCTACCCCCGCTCTGGAAAGGCTGTGTGGCAGCTGCTTTACAACGG ATGTCCCAACCCCTTGGACCCAGCCCTGCAGCAGGCTGTGCTATCTGATCCTCTGCCGCCCTCTCCTCAGGCTCAGACCCGCCGCTTCACCATCAGCACTTTCCAGTTCCTTCCTGATAGTGAGTTGAAGGACCCGGATGAGGAG ATCTACTTCATGTGTTCAACTGAAATCTGCTCGCCAAAGGATGGGCCTTGTGTCGAGGGATGCTTTGGCCAGTGA
- the LOC114563311 gene encoding uncharacterized protein LOC114563311 isoform X3 — MSCKQITLFLFVVTYYFYTFQVSHSVSLRQREEVLTAYQVQEATATGWERIKHDNDAQQGHWRLVEQVIQAPNLRKSTQRGLTELRPESAAFPGEPIPYRAPTLDDRLSWTVGNIRTEPRNSASASEDGYQADFAGFHGVQGEIMGPSFDSSPYFSEWLAMRPLVQCDDNVMTFTASGEGFTHLFVNREGAPPISLFQLPPYCGYSVWMSWSDLEMMVPYDACYIKQENGRYVLSLLWWGSPLNISCPVQMSTPVPSYSHSVPSVFCLPYGMAVQIHGQEQDIQILGVLVNGGWAAFVSEKCAYRVLSHPGELAFFISYGAPCITSGDDLHLHLKLDDQEYIPSCPVSPQFPYVPSPPLSPGNPQFPYTPDPVSPAPTSPPFPPQTPSQEQIVQLRDYPHYPNPGLQYPQLPQFFYPGSQPYPPYWPPPGSPSGPQQQPHSPSYPFSQFYPQTPIYFPPLPAKETFQTTPQEPQKPAASPATCPSDTNPICTYYPYPYYHSLYLPQYHPHYPPVPQYTETQPTMTTTPPTTTSSTASTTAGPTPHVSHHQCLMGKMVVFLPFAHPDSIQVRDQMKTWLFIPSVSPLCGYMLHMAEGSGVILHSPLPACHSQSRTPTTISLALRFWDLSMAQYRTLDLQCPYQTTPETPAPLTPSVSPIPPSTTKLSLSVVPKPNVICTSHQMTVELPSGPISGIVVKDIKGNQMNLRDAPEHCGYSARKGKEGKIRLRLQLHSRCHMSVQGKMYIITVVYMTVSGGQEAQLSCPVVVLGSGQECNLPSEQRLPCRPGSVSQPQCLFMGCCFSKHPPACYYPMDECTIDRHFVFSVPASLMEPPLSPALLVTAGNSTCEPQRVTSDYALFKIPMDGCGTRRVTVGKTVIYMVEVINKVQSISLNYGTITRDSPVRLLVECRFLPGDVLSVSYLVKTPTLGPEVQTKGMFGVQLRIAKDSQYSSHYPQYHQPLQMLLGKPLYLEVRLLNAPGPSLVLLVHFCVAYPRSGKAVWQLLYNGVTT; from the exons ATGTCTTGCAAACAAataactttgtttttatttgttgtaacCTATTATTTTTACACGTTTCAAGTTAGCCATTCTGTAAGTTTAAGACAACGGGAGGAAGTTTTAACTGCCTACCAAGTTCAAGAGGCAACCGCTACTGGGTGGGAAAGGATTAAACACGACAACGACGCCCAGCAGGGACATTGGCGCCTCGTTGAACAGGTTATCCAGGCCCCAAATCTGCGAAAATCTACCCAGCGGGGGCTCACGGAGCTTCGGCCGGAATCTGCTGCCTTTCCCGGAGAGCCAATCCCATATCGTGCCCCGACACTTGATGACCGCTTGTCTTGGACTGTTGGTAATATCAGAACGGAACCAAGGAACTCGGCTTCAGCCTCTGAAGATGGATATCAAGCAGATTTTGCAG gTTTTCATGGAGTCCAGGGGGAGATTATGGGTCCATCATTTGACTCCAGTCCATATTTCTCTGAGTGGCTGGCTATGAGGCCCTTGGTGCAGTGTGATGATAATGTCATGACCTTCACTGCCTCTGGAGAAGGATTCACACACCTGTTTGTGAACAGAG AGGGAGCCCCTCCCATCTCCCTGTTCCAGTTACCCCCTTACTGTGGTTACTCAGTGTGGATGTCATGGAGTGACCTTGAGATGATGGTGCCTTATGATGCGTGTTACATTAAACAGGAG aATGGAAGGTATGTGCTGTCCCTGTTGTGGTGGGGCAGCCCACTGAATATCTCCTGTCCGGTGCAGATGTCCACTCCTGTCCCCTCTTATTCCCACTCTGTTCCCTCAGTCTTCTGCCTCCCCTATGGCATGGCCGTGCAGATACATGGGCAGGAGCAGGACATACAGATACTGGGAGTCCTAG TGAATGGAGGTTGGGCTGCATTTGTATCTGAGAAATGTGCGTACCGCGTCCTCTCACATCCTGGGGAGCTTGCCTTCTTCATCTCCTACGGTGCTCCTTGTATCACTAGCGGC GATGATCTTCATCTCCATCTTAAATTAGATGATCAGGAATACATCCCCTCCTGTCCAGTCAGTCCTCAGTTTCCCTAtgtcccctctcctcctctgtctcctggTAACCCCCAGTTTCCCTATACTCCAGATCCTGTCAGCCCTGCACCCACCTCCCCTCCTTTCCCTCCTCAAACTCCATCCCAGGAGCAGATTGTTCAACTTCGTGACTACCCCCACTACCCCAATCCTGGATTACAATACCCCCAGCTTCCCCAGTTCTTCTATCCTGGCTCACAACCTTACCCGCCCTATTGGCCCCCTCCTGGGAGTCCTTCTGGGCCCCAGCAGCAGCCGCACAGTCCCAGCTATCCCTTCAGCCAGTTTTATCCCCAAACACCCATTTACTTCCCTCCGCTGCCTGCCAAAGAGACATTTCAAACTACTCCCCAGGAACCTCAGAAACCAGCGGCTTCACCAGCCACCTGTCCCTCTGATACTAATCCCATTTGTACCTACTACCCTTACCCCTATTACCATTCTCTCTACCTACCACAGTACCATCCACATTACCCCCCTGTGCCCCAGTATACAGAGACTCAACCAACAATGACCACTACACCTCCTACCACCACAAGTTCTACAGCTTCTACCACAGCTGGTCCCACTCCACATGTCTCCCATCACCAGTGTCTGATGGGGAAGATGGTTGTATTTCTGCCTTTTGCTCACCCAGACTCCAtccaggtcagag ACCAAATGAAGACATGGCTGTTCATCCCCAGTGTGTCTCCACTGTGTGGGTACATGCTGCATATGGCTGAGGGCTCTGGGGTAATCCTTCACTctcctctgcctgcctgccacaGCCAGTCACGG ACTCCCACGACCATTTCCTTAGCTCTGAGGTTTTGGGACCTTTCCATGGCGCAGTATAGGACTCTGGACCTGCAATGCCCGTATCAAACTACCCCTGAAACTCCTGCGCCACTTACCCCATCAGTGTCCCCTATCCCACCCAGCACCACAAAGCTCAGCCTGTCTGTTGTCCCAAAGCCTAATGTCATCTGTACCTCTCATCAGATGACTGTGGAGCTCCCCTCTGGTCCCATCTCTGGAATTGTTGTTAAag ACATCAAAGGGAACCAGATGAACCTCCGGGATGCCCCAGAGCACTGTGGGTATTCTGCAAGAAAAGGCAAAGAGGGCAAGATTCGTTTGAGGCTCCAGTTGCACTCACGCTGCCACATGAGTGTGCAG gGTAAAATGTACATCATCACTGTCGTCTACATGACCGTAAGTGGGGGACAGGAGGCTCAGTTATCCTGTCCAGTGGTTGTCCTGGGGTCTGGACAAG AGTGCAACCTTCCCAGCGAACAGCGTCTCCCCTGCAGACCCGGCTCTGTATCCCAGCCACAGTGCCTCTTCATGGGTTGCTGCTTTAGCAAGCACCCCCCTGCCTGCTACTACCCCATGGATG AGTGCACTATTGACCGCCACTTTGTCTTTTCCGTGCCGGCCTCCCTCATGGAGCCCCCTCTTTCTCCTGCCCTGCTTGTCACTGCCGGCAACTCCACCTGCGAACCTCAGAGAGTGACTTCCGACTATGCCTTGTTCAAGATCCCGATGGATGGCTGTGGGACACGCAGAGTG ACAGTGGGGAAAACGGTCATCTACATGGTGGAGGTCATCAACAAGGTTCAGTCAATCAGCCTCAACTATGGCACCATCACAAGGGATTCTCCTGTCAG GTTGTTGGTGGAGTGCAGGTTTCTGCCAGGTGATGTTCTGAGTGTGAGCTACTTGGTTAAAACTCCCACCCTGGGACCTGAAGTTCAGACCAAGGGGATGTTTGGAGTCCAGCTCAGGATTGCCAAAG ACTCCCAGTACAGCAGCCACTACCCTCAGTATCACCAGCCCCTGCAGATGCTGCTTGGGAAACCCCTCTACCTGGAAGTGCGGCTGCTCAATGCCCCGGGTCCCAGTTTGGTGCTGTTGGTGCACTTCTGTGTGGCCTACCCCCGCTCTGGAAAGGCTGTGTGGCAGCTGCTTTACAACGG TGTTACAACCTAG